A window of Scophthalmus maximus strain ysfricsl-2021 chromosome 4, ASM2237912v1, whole genome shotgun sequence genomic DNA:
TATGCAACCTTTGTCAATTTTACATTGACTCAAAGTTATTAGACTAGTAAAGGATGCGGTCAGCCATGAATAATGCTAAACTCATCATCTGTTTCTCTCCTGAAGGACAACAGCCAGTGGCTGAAGGAACAGTGCATGAGGATGGGAGATGCCTACATCATTGTGTATTCGGTGACAGACAAATCAAGCTTTGAGAAGGCGTCAGAGCTGCGGATCCAGCTGCGCCGGGCCAGGCAGTCGGAGAACATTCCCATAATCCTCGTGGGCAACAAGAGTGACCTGGTGCGGTCCAGAGAGGTGTCTGTGGATGGTAAGTCAGTCAGGTTAACTTACAGCTGAGCCTAATATATGCCCCAGTTGTGTGGCTGGtgtattttgtttagtttaaataatctgatattttttatttgaaggttAAAAGCGATTGTTCAGGTTGCTCATAATTGGTTGGGCCCCGGCCTACATGCAAATAATGTTGACTTAAACGTACACCTCCGCAGAGCTCTAAATTCtccattgtttttctgtattgcAGAGGGAAGCGCGTGTGCCGTGGTGTTCGACTGCAAGTTCATTGAGACGTCCGCGTCGCTTCACCACAACGTGCAGGACCTTTTCGAGGGCATCGTCAGGCAGATCCGCTTGAGGAAAGACAGCAAGGAGGAGAACGCACGGCGCATGGCCAACTGCAGGCGTAGAGAGAGCATCGGCAAGAAGGCCAAGCGGTTCCTGGGCCGCATGGTCGCACGCAAGAACAAGAAGATGGCTTTTAGGCAGAAGTCAAAGTCCTGCCATGACCTAACAGTTCTCTGAGGAACAAATGGGACAgatggacacttttttttcctttggccTCTGAAGACCagacgctgtgtgtgttttaacactAACCCTAAAGGACTAATAGAGCtgtacagaaatatatttttattttttagacaCCAAGCAAAGAGAGGACTTAAATAATACAACACGGCTGACATTATTCAAGTCATATCATGATAATGGTGATAACCTGCATGAAGCTTTGCAAacgtttattttgttttctatttttgtctGCCTTAAACATATTGCTGTCATAATATGATCAGTCTGTATGAACCACACACAAAGGCTTGTTATTTCTCATGACTTTCAAAGTTTGCCTTGCCGTTGGGTTTACTGTTGTGCTCCTTTATTGGAGGGGAGtggtgtatatatgtatatgaatgaTGCTGAATGTAACACATCTCATTATCCTAAAAGACATGGTAAAGGATTACAGTACTAGGTCACCGGGAGTCGTATTTAATTGAAACGTGGTACGCAGGTTCGTGCCTCGGCCAAGTTACTGAGGAGAAGTCGAAGATAAGAGAATACTTCCGTTATTCTGTGTTGTTCCATAACATTGGATGTATGAGTAAAGCAATAAGTTATATAAGTCTTGTGAACTTTGACtttatttggaatttttttgtttacgttgatttcctttttaaataaaatgccaaatcaaaacattaaatCTTCTCTGCCGttattcttacattttttatttttgcgagagaaaaagaagtgcCGTGGCTGTTTTAGGCGATTTATGTCCtcataaatattcatttgatTGTATCAGTGAAATGGAACCTCACTGGCCACTGGCTTtacaggaaggaaacaaggtAGTTAAGCATGTGTGTCTGAAGGTGTTAACCATTAAACCACCAAAGGAGTACAAGTACTCTAGTTTTCCATCCAATTTAAACTCCCCTCACACCTCTcggtgagaacacacacacatcatttggAGAGGGTAAGATACACAATGTTCTGTTTCAAATAGGAGAATAATTGTTCCTGCTTACCCAATGGCACACTTTCGCCATCATCTGCTAATGTTGAGCTGCAGTATGTGTTAAGTTTGTTGTTATGCTTTTGAGCTTTGAATTGGAGTTAATGAACGATATCGGACATTACTGTTACTGTACCATAGCTCGTGGTTTGGTGTTGCTTAAAAAACAGCTGTATCTAAAAGATTTTTGACAGATGTCAAAGCTTGaattatattaatgttttactTCCAAATCAAAGAGGCTTTATTATTAACATCCTCTGTGCCACCTACTGTACTGGGTGAACGTTTGTTGCTTTAAACAGCCTTTTAAGTCACACTGTGGTGCATGTAAAAACTGTGAAATCTCTGTGTATGAAAGAGTTCCATGCTAGTGAATCAGTAACGAGACGGAAATTGTGTTGATTGTTGGGCTGCGGCCATGTGGTTTGAAATGCTGTGAACACACCACATTTACAGAGACTCATGGCAGCGAGAGGAGCTACAACGATGCTGATCATAGCTCTCATAGTAAGATGTTTCTACTGTTCGATTTCCTTTACAAGAGCAGGTTACTGCATTAACAACAGCTCTAAGACACACTTGATATCTTGTTTCGCAGCTGGTGATACTTTACACATTAGCACCCTGCTCCGGGGCAAATGTTAAAATTGGCGTCCCTGAAAACTACGATGGTATTTTCCCGTGGTATCTAGCCAAGGTAAGGCAATTTCAACTTACTTGAATCAACCAAGCAAATGCTTGCGATATTGTGCTCATAGTCGCcacctggttaaaaaaaaaattgtgtatgGTTCTCAAAAGTTTGCTTAAATCTTAAGAAtcaaaatcagttttattgccaagtaggttttcacatacaaggaatttgtgAAAAAGAAGTACTGCTTGTACAAGGAGATGagcagtgatgaaaaaacaacaactatgcAATAAAAATTAAacgtgtcaaaataaaagtaaaactatATGGTCAAACTGTCCCTGCGAGTTACAGCTGTACAGGTTGTGCAGGAGAAAAAGTGCAAGTAATCCACATAGAATCTAAACCCCTTTTCCAATTCTAATCAAAGGGACcagaacaaatacaaatctATGTGCAAATTCAGTAAAAGCATGCAATGATGAGTAGGAGATTTATTCTCATATGCCATTTTCATAATGTCAAAAACTAAAATCCTACACAGGAGAATGATGTTATAGATGAAACCTGGTCTTTTGAGCCACCTTTAGAGCAGATGCATGTGGTGAAAAGACCATCAGAGCTCCACAGGTAGAAAATGGAGGTAAAATGTGAGCCCGAATAGCAtcagtctcttcttcttccctacCTCCTGCTCTCAAGGTTGAAGATGTACGAACATGCTGCCGTCATCACTCGACTATAATTGGGATATTCACAATGCTGTTCAGGCGTCAGCCTCCGCCTCTGCCGTCAGTCCAGCTGCACGGCAGACGGGCGGTTTTGTTCATACGTGTCACTCACTCAAACATCCTTGTGCAACGGCATGAATCTGGCACTTTTACTGTACTAACTTTTAAAGTCGTCACATTTTATACGAAACCTAGTCCTATTTTTAGTCTTTTCGCCGGACCGATGTGATTAACACACGTCAAACAGCGTGTTAATGGGCAGGACGGAGGAGTAGGATAATAATCCCACTCTGCGTTATGAATGGAAAGGACACAATAATTGCTCCAGATTCGTTCAAGGTAAAAGCTTTTCATGATGGTGCGTTTCACTTGTCAGAGCGTCACTTGTGAGTGCTGCTGCTTTAACATCATGGATGACGACTCTTGCTAACCTCTAGTGCAGAAGCACTGCAGGAGATGTCTTTTAATTCCATTGTACTTGTAAAAATAACTAATCGCAAGTCGCCACTGGctagaaaatataaaaaatgtgggTCCTATGGTCATTATAATTTTCAAAAGGACCTACTTTTAATGAAATCAGAACATTTCAACCTCGTGCCAAAGTATGACGACGCTGTGGGACTgctaaaacaacattttgttcatCACTTGAATGGTAAGGATCAAGTAAAAAGGACAAGTAAAAAGACTTAAACCGAGAATCTTGTAATCCTTTGCTCTCAACCCCAAATCAATTTATTCATACTGATGACATAAACCTTTAAATTGGGTCACAGCTATTTAGATTAAAGAGCTTAGCATTTTCCCTAAAACAATGGGTCACTTTAGGTCGAGCTGTTCAAACAGCAATAAGTTagggactattttcagcagaTGATTAATCCAAATTTAGTGTAGTAATGAGTATTTAAAGCGGCAGGAGAGTATATGCCTAACTGACTCAAAATTAACTGCACATGTTAATGGTATTTAGGGGCACATTAGTTTTTTGGCTTCTTATTCTTAAGCAGGGCCACAAACCgtttattaattttcttttcttctgtgcaGCTCCATAGCCTGCCTGGTAACTACAGTGACCTGGTGGTAACAGGTGATGATGAGGGGATATTCGGAGTCGACGCTCAGTTTCTCTATGCTCTGAAACCtctggacagagagaaacagccaTCTTACTCTCTGCAGGTATGGCACAACACATCGCGCCACATCATATAAGCGGTAGCAATTTTCCAGACACAAAATTATGAATTCAAGATTAAACTGAATTCAGATCATCATACGAGGTTCACGCACTTATGTTCACCAATGTCTGCATGAGGCGctattttaaagatttgtttttgtgtgcaatgCAGGTTTCCTTCAGAGCGTCGGTGCACCAACAGAGCTTCACCGTCGAAGTGTGTGTCATCGACAAGAACGACAATGTGCCCACTTTCATAGAGGAGAGCATGAGGGGCAGCGTGCAGCTCGGGCTTCTCAAAGGTACGAGAGCCTTGAGCTCCGATGTCGCCGTCGTACTCAATCAAATTTGTCAGGCCTTGATTTCACGGGCTACGAAATGGATCCATTCACTTTTGCCCAAACAAGTATAAAGAGTATAAACCTCATGTCTCCCTGGAAACAAATGTTAACTTCAGTATTAATAGAATCAATGATGTGGCAAACTGCAGCGGTTACATCTTGATaacgctaaaaaaaaaaaaaaaaaatccaattcgGTCAGatacaataaacatttttttatttaaaaagtgtcCACAAGGGTCTCTTGCTGAAACCAGCTATCAAACTATTAAATATGGTGGTatgatttcatctttttgttttaagtccAAATTTAGGCATGTTGTagctgcatcattttttttttatcttgggtACCAATATCATTTATTCAGTATACAAGAGCAAACATGcttgcattttatttgtgtcataCCCCTGATTGAAGCTCCCCCACGTCCAATGTCCAAAAGACGGTGGGGACATTTCTGACACTGCACCACTCGTGTCCCTCAGGGATCCCATTCATGCAGGTGGAGGCGGTGGATCGCGACGACCTCAACACTGCCCATGCCGACTTGCGGTTCAGCCTCATGGAGCAGACACCCAGGATCCCCTCCAGTCAAATGTTCTCCATCCACCCCATCACTGGAGAGGTTTCCCTCACCGAGGAAGGTCAGTCCCAAATAGTGTCTGGAGTTATTAAAGTATTTAATGAGATAATTTGTCTGTCCCCAAAGAGAAGTTTCAGAGAGATGTTCAAATGCAGATCACACATTGTGCTCTCTCCCTACAAAGGCCTATTCTTTGTGTGTGGTTTCTCATTTAATTGTTGCTGAACCACTCATTTAGTTTCCATATCCCATTAGTTTTTCTAACATTGCCAGAAGAATAAATACGACCCATTAGTATTTTGCAGATCAATATCAGCCAGTCTCAGTATTTTCATTGGTCACATTTCTTTAAGA
This region includes:
- the rrad gene encoding GTP-binding protein RAD isoform X2; the protein is MTLNKGDKLRNMDKRRGSVPFPMNLPNLHRRSMPVDDRDLRATMPQTGKTDELSNLLRCTSYSPTEQHRGSCASDSSDSVISTGSETESQVYKVVLLGEHGVGKSSLARVFGGVEDAGHDCDEAGNTYDRSIVVDDEDASIVLYDIWEQDNSQWLKEQCMRMGDAYIIVYSVTDKSSFEKASELRIQLRRARQSENIPIILVGNKSDLVRSREVSVDEGSACAVVFDCKFIETSASLHHNVQDLFEGIVRQIRLRKDSKEENARRMANCRRRESIGKKAKRFLGRMVARKNKKMAFRQKSKSCHDLTVL
- the rrad gene encoding GTP-binding protein RAD isoform X1; the encoded protein is MCPQITRRSAMTLNKGDKLRNMDKRRGSVPFPMNLPNLHRRSMPVDDRDLRATMPQTGKTDELSNLLRCTSYSPTEQHRGSCASDSSDSVISTGSETESQVYKVVLLGEHGVGKSSLARVFGGVEDAGHDCDEAGNTYDRSIVVDDEDASIVLYDIWEQDNSQWLKEQCMRMGDAYIIVYSVTDKSSFEKASELRIQLRRARQSENIPIILVGNKSDLVRSREVSVDEGSACAVVFDCKFIETSASLHHNVQDLFEGIVRQIRLRKDSKEENARRMANCRRRESIGKKAKRFLGRMVARKNKKMAFRQKSKSCHDLTVL